A DNA window from Paenibacillus sp. HWE-109 contains the following coding sequences:
- a CDS encoding peptide-methionine (S)-S-oxide reductase MsrA, with protein MANIETITLGMGCFWSPDALFGQLPGVLRTRVGYAGGTSASPTYRNLGDHTETVEIDFDPQKIKLDGIVDVFWQHHNPLNINEYKGRQYLSLALFRDESQRNIILDAMKRREEQGLGRPETEVAPFRTFDLAEERHQKYYLKRFPDAISKVSTLFPTEESLLNSTLAARLNGLAKGFTNLERVIVDIRTWPISLEEQQALTGLIRRIKW; from the coding sequence ATGGCTAACATTGAAACCATCACACTTGGGATGGGCTGTTTCTGGAGCCCAGATGCTTTATTTGGGCAGCTGCCCGGTGTTCTTCGAACCCGCGTCGGATATGCGGGAGGCACTTCCGCGAGTCCAACTTATCGAAATCTTGGCGATCACACGGAGACTGTCGAAATCGATTTTGATCCGCAGAAAATCAAATTAGATGGGATTGTAGATGTATTTTGGCAGCATCACAATCCCCTGAATATCAACGAGTACAAGGGCCGTCAATACCTTTCTTTAGCGTTGTTTCGGGACGAGAGCCAGCGGAACATCATTCTTGATGCAATGAAAAGACGCGAAGAACAAGGACTGGGAAGACCAGAAACCGAGGTCGCTCCGTTCCGCACATTTGATTTGGCAGAGGAGCGTCATCAGAAGTATTATCTGAAACGGTTTCCCGATGCGATCAGCAAGGTCAGTACCCTTTTCCCCACTGAGGAATCGTTGCTAAACTCAACCTTGGCAGCTCGTTTAAACGGACTAGCCAAAGGCTTCACTAATCTAGAAAGAGTCATAGTCGATATTCGGACTTGGCCGATCAGCTTGGAGGAACAGCAAGCACTCACTGGGTTAATTCGGCGAATTAAATGGTAA
- a CDS encoding carboxymuconolactone decarboxylase family protein, with protein MEARMNYHEVSPEATQVMYKLEGFIKTSGLDAKLYELIKIRASQLNGCAFCIDMHTRDLRKMGETDQRINLITAWREAPFYSDKERALLELTEAVTRISENGVPQALYEKVRKHFDEKEYVVLIMAINTINAWNRIAISTGMFPAEE; from the coding sequence ATGGAAGCTAGAATGAATTATCACGAAGTAAGTCCGGAAGCGACGCAAGTTATGTATAAGCTAGAAGGTTTTATTAAAACAAGCGGTTTGGATGCAAAGCTGTATGAGCTGATCAAAATAAGAGCATCGCAGTTGAACGGCTGTGCTTTTTGTATCGATATGCATACGCGAGATCTGCGCAAAATGGGAGAAACTGATCAACGCATTAACTTGATCACAGCTTGGCGCGAAGCGCCATTTTACTCTGACAAAGAAAGAGCTTTGCTAGAACTGACTGAAGCCGTAACACGCATCTCGGAAAATGGCGTGCCGCAAGCACTCTATGAGAAAGTCCGGAAACACTTTGATGAGAAGGAATATGTCGTTCTTATTATGGCGATCAATACGATCAATGCCTGGAATCGCATTGCTATTTCGACGGGAATGTTCCCGGCTGAGGAGTAA
- a CDS encoding RNA polymerase sigma-70 factor, with protein sequence MDFETIYRTYKQLLFSVAYRMLGSVSDAEDMMQDLFASLPSVEMESVNNPKAYLVKMMTNRCLNYLKSARKQREVYVGEWLPEPWIQNETEDPIGQVVQDETVSYAFLVLLQTLSPMERAVFVLREVLGYEYGELAEMLGKSEPNCRKIYSRAKDKINKDQSQNIEIGHTEPLVQKFLRAVHTGNFQDFVAMLTEDAVLISDGGGKKRAAINPILGKLRIKSFFEGIAAKGSIAGEWQPVRMNGQMGLVLIQHEAIELVICFDVNEQLQMANHVYFIKNPDKLQHLSVQDCHKTPISFVL encoded by the coding sequence ATGGATTTCGAAACGATTTATCGTACTTATAAGCAGTTGCTGTTCTCAGTGGCTTACCGCATGCTGGGGTCTGTGTCTGATGCTGAAGATATGATGCAAGATTTATTCGCTTCTTTGCCGTCTGTAGAAATGGAATCAGTCAATAATCCGAAAGCCTATTTAGTTAAAATGATGACGAACCGCTGCCTGAATTACTTAAAATCGGCTCGCAAGCAAAGGGAAGTGTACGTGGGAGAGTGGCTGCCGGAACCATGGATACAGAACGAGACTGAGGATCCTATCGGACAAGTCGTACAGGATGAAACGGTCTCATATGCCTTTCTTGTCCTTCTGCAAACTTTATCCCCGATGGAGCGAGCCGTTTTCGTATTGAGAGAAGTACTTGGCTATGAGTATGGGGAACTCGCCGAAATGCTGGGCAAATCAGAACCCAACTGCCGTAAGATTTATAGTCGTGCCAAAGATAAAATCAACAAGGATCAGTCGCAAAATATTGAAATCGGACATACCGAGCCGCTAGTGCAGAAATTTCTGCGCGCCGTCCATACGGGGAACTTTCAAGATTTCGTCGCCATGCTGACGGAGGATGCGGTGCTCATTTCGGATGGCGGTGGCAAAAAGCGTGCCGCGATCAATCCTATTTTGGGCAAACTGCGTATCAAATCTTTCTTTGAAGGTATTGCAGCCAAAGGCTCTATAGCCGGAGAGTGGCAGCCGGTTAGGATGAACGGTCAAATGGGGCTGGTGCTGATCCAGCATGAAGCGATTGAGTTGGTGATTTGTTTTGATGTGAATGAGCAGTTGCAGATGGCCAATCATGTGTATTTTATTAAGAATCCGGATAAGCTTCAACATCTTTCTGTGCAGGATTGTCACAAAACGCCGATCTCCTTTGTCTTATAG
- a CDS encoding ABC transporter permease, which produces MRIWELFQMAMATVRSNPLRTVLTMLGVIIGVSSVITLVSIGQGTSKSIEKQYEGLGTNLLTVNLLGNGRATQLKYEELMEMEGTSGISAIAPTMTRNSTSIKYDRTTQTYNVIGTNDRYLDMQKGEVDNGRFLAAADLDFRNHVAVIGTEVATKFFGKDDPINEEINVNGYMYTIIGVLKSKGSNTSGTSLDSSVIVPLPTMSRDFKLGSIRSTYVEAVNGDAVSKVQQVLERYLYNKFKSTSGYNIFNSSELITARQAASSTLTNQLVAVAAISLLVGGIGIMNIMLVTVSERTREIGIRKSIGAKRRNILLQFLVEATLISGMGGLIGLIVGVGLSLAWPYMNPSQETSLSINVGLYAFLFSALVGVIFGLYPANKASKLKPIDALRYD; this is translated from the coding sequence ATGAGAATTTGGGAGCTTTTCCAAATGGCGATGGCTACCGTACGATCCAATCCGCTGCGGACCGTTCTAACGATGCTGGGCGTTATTATTGGGGTCAGCTCGGTGATTACGCTCGTTTCCATCGGGCAAGGCACGTCGAAGTCGATCGAGAAACAATATGAAGGACTGGGAACGAATCTTCTAACGGTTAATTTGTTGGGGAATGGACGCGCTACACAGTTGAAATATGAAGAACTGATGGAGATGGAGGGGACTTCGGGCATTAGCGCCATTGCGCCAACGATGACCAGAAACAGCACAAGCATTAAATATGACCGGACAACACAAACCTATAACGTAATTGGCACGAATGATCGTTACTTGGATATGCAAAAAGGGGAAGTCGACAATGGTCGATTCCTCGCGGCAGCAGACCTGGATTTTCGAAATCATGTGGCGGTTATCGGAACCGAAGTCGCCACAAAGTTTTTTGGTAAGGATGATCCGATCAATGAAGAGATCAATGTCAATGGTTACATGTACACGATCATCGGTGTATTGAAAAGCAAAGGTTCGAATACGAGCGGCACTTCCTTAGACAGTTCAGTGATTGTACCTTTGCCAACGATGAGCAGAGATTTTAAATTAGGTTCGATTCGATCTACGTATGTAGAAGCGGTGAACGGGGATGCGGTAAGCAAAGTACAACAAGTGCTCGAACGCTATTTGTATAACAAGTTTAAAAGCACGTCTGGTTACAATATTTTCAATTCATCCGAATTAATTACTGCCAGACAAGCTGCTTCCAGTACATTGACGAATCAATTAGTCGCTGTAGCCGCGATCTCTCTCCTTGTTGGCGGAATCGGGATTATGAATATTATGCTCGTGACCGTCAGTGAACGAACGCGCGAAATTGGTATTCGCAAGTCGATTGGTGCCAAACGCCGCAATATTTTACTTCAATTCCTCGTGGAAGCTACCTTAATCAGCGGCATGGGCGGATTGATCGGACTGATTGTCGGTGTTGGTTTATCCCTGGCTTGGCCTTATATGAATCCGAGTCAGGAAACAAGTCTCTCAATTAACGTAGGTCTTTATGCTTTCTTATTCTCTGCGTTAGTCGGTGTCATCTTTGGTCTCTATCCAGCCAACAAAGCTTCTAAGTTAAAACCTATCGATGCGCTAAGATATGACTAA
- a CDS encoding ABC transporter ATP-binding protein yields the protein MNIIELNEVTKSYARGEEQLQILKGITLHIEKGDFVAIIGPSGSGKSTLMNTIGLLDIPSSGTYALDGVATQNMSDNGLAELRNRKIGFIFQQFNLLPRLSAIENVELPMIYAGIPTKQRREQANFMLEKLGMGQRGHHKPSELSGGQQQRVAIARALAISPSLILADEPTGALDSKTGIEVLELIKELNQQGNTIVLITHDNHIADNAKRVVTLRDGEIIKDVRNEPLVTLVAQEAVSS from the coding sequence ATGAATATCATTGAATTGAACGAAGTCACCAAGAGCTATGCGCGAGGTGAGGAGCAGCTGCAAATTCTAAAGGGGATTACCCTTCATATTGAAAAAGGTGATTTTGTAGCGATTATCGGTCCTAGTGGATCTGGAAAATCTACCTTAATGAACACCATTGGGCTTCTGGACATCCCAAGTTCAGGCACGTACGCCCTGGATGGAGTCGCTACTCAAAATATGTCCGATAATGGACTTGCCGAACTTAGAAATCGCAAGATCGGCTTTATTTTCCAACAATTCAACCTGCTCCCAAGGTTGTCGGCCATTGAAAATGTTGAACTGCCCATGATTTATGCCGGCATTCCGACCAAGCAGCGCAGGGAACAAGCCAACTTCATGTTAGAGAAGCTGGGAATGGGCCAACGTGGTCATCACAAACCAAGTGAGCTTTCCGGCGGGCAGCAGCAGCGGGTTGCGATAGCCAGAGCCTTAGCGATATCGCCTTCGCTGATTCTGGCCGATGAGCCGACAGGTGCCCTGGATTCCAAGACAGGGATTGAAGTGTTGGAATTGATTAAAGAATTGAATCAACAAGGCAATACGATTGTGCTGATTACCCATGATAATCACATCGCGGATAACGCCAAACGCGTCGTTACCTTGCGTGATGGTGAGATAATCAAAGATGTTCGCAATGAGCCTTTAGTTACATTGGTGGCACAGGAGGCGGTTTCCTCATGA
- a CDS encoding HlyD family efflux transporter periplasmic adaptor subunit: protein MKFGRKKKWIIVVLAAILCGAGTYVYINQKAQPATAATQQQVMKVSKGAITSTVSGTSQLDAKDKQNIVIPVEGIIKTMNLTQNQAVKKGDVLVELSVPSTETNLKEAQVSLEQLEKELAELQDEQNHMTISAAISGKLTLASNLDVGSQVNKTTKIGTVSDTTQFKVKLPFPLQSAVQLSKGDNVELTVDGYLLSKVGSVNTIGHDMKADANGNKMVDVEVLVANDGTLSAGLKVKGSVGNGDSKVESTEQVALDYVKTSPIFSDASGTVKSMKFKDGETVKQGELIATLFNDDLQKNIISKQAAIESQKIKVDDAQQKIDQLTIKAPFDGVFSADFANSKNNVLRNYPVGAQINANTTLGAVASLSTMQLAIAVDELDLTSVKVGQKVTVKIDAISGKSFDGEVTSVSNVGTTTNGVTAYDAVVAIPNTAQNDLKYAMTATAEIYIQNKKDILVLPIQVITTTKGKSTVSVKKADGTTEEREIKIGIRSKTQAEILSGLQEGDEVVMPTRRAATTTTQQQMPGGFPGGEGGPPAGFQGGGNAGGGGGGQNGGGAR, encoded by the coding sequence ATGAAATTCGGTCGGAAGAAAAAATGGATCATTGTGGTCTTGGCTGCGATCTTATGTGGAGCAGGAACGTACGTGTACATAAATCAAAAGGCGCAGCCAGCGACTGCGGCGACGCAACAGCAGGTGATGAAAGTAAGCAAAGGAGCCATTACCTCCACCGTATCTGGGACGTCTCAATTGGATGCCAAAGATAAGCAAAATATCGTCATTCCAGTAGAAGGCATTATTAAAACGATGAATTTGACGCAAAATCAAGCTGTAAAAAAAGGGGATGTGCTGGTCGAACTTTCGGTGCCATCTACGGAAACGAATTTAAAAGAAGCACAAGTCAGCTTGGAGCAGTTGGAGAAAGAACTGGCTGAGCTGCAGGATGAGCAAAACCATATGACAATTTCGGCTGCGATCAGCGGCAAGCTGACCTTGGCATCCAATTTGGATGTGGGCAGTCAAGTGAATAAAACGACGAAAATCGGAACGGTTTCAGATACGACACAATTTAAGGTGAAGCTGCCTTTCCCACTGCAATCCGCTGTTCAACTGAGCAAAGGCGATAATGTCGAGTTGACAGTAGACGGGTATTTGTTATCCAAAGTTGGCAGTGTCAATACGATTGGTCACGATATGAAGGCAGATGCCAATGGGAATAAAATGGTGGATGTGGAAGTGCTGGTTGCTAACGATGGCACCTTGTCTGCTGGCTTGAAGGTCAAAGGCAGCGTGGGCAACGGAGACAGCAAAGTGGAATCCACCGAACAGGTCGCTTTGGATTATGTGAAAACGTCGCCGATATTCTCTGATGCGAGCGGAACGGTGAAAAGCATGAAGTTCAAAGACGGAGAGACTGTGAAGCAGGGCGAACTGATCGCAACCTTGTTCAACGACGATTTGCAGAAGAATATCATCAGTAAACAAGCGGCTATCGAAAGTCAGAAGATCAAAGTGGATGACGCGCAGCAGAAGATTGATCAGTTAACGATTAAAGCGCCGTTCGATGGCGTCTTCTCAGCCGATTTTGCCAATAGTAAAAACAATGTTCTTCGCAATTATCCAGTGGGCGCGCAGATTAACGCCAATACCACTTTGGGCGCGGTAGCTAGCTTGAGCACGATGCAGCTGGCGATTGCGGTAGATGAGCTGGACTTGACAAGTGTCAAGGTCGGACAAAAGGTCACGGTGAAAATCGATGCGATTTCGGGCAAATCATTCGATGGCGAAGTGACATCGGTGTCTAACGTAGGAACGACCACCAATGGCGTAACGGCTTATGATGCGGTTGTTGCCATTCCGAATACAGCTCAGAATGATTTGAAATATGCGATGACGGCAACAGCGGAGATCTATATTCAGAATAAAAAGGACATTCTGGTTTTACCGATTCAAGTAATTACCACGACCAAAGGCAAATCGACTGTTTCTGTGAAGAAGGCGGACGGTACGACGGAGGAGCGCGAGATTAAAATTGGGATTCGCAGCAAGACGCAAGCTGAAATTTTGAGCGGCTTGCAAGAAGGCGATGAAGTGGTCATGCCAACGCGGAGAGCAGCGACAACGACGACTCAGCAGCAAATGCCAGGCGGCTTCCCAGGCGGAGAAGGAGGTCCACCTGCCGGATTCCAGGGTGGTGGCAACGCAGGTGGTGGCGGTGGCGGCCAAAACGGTGGCGGAGCACGGTAG
- a CDS encoding GNAT family N-acetyltransferase translates to MPLIIRNAETRDQDSLTVLMFAYIVGFYKKPKPDTSKIHQLIQTLLEHQRGIQFVAEQDGDLVGFATLYFAFSTMRAEEITIMNDLFLYEPYRNTEVEDQLFMHCQHYTQHKGYAYMSWITGTDNQRAQQFFDQKGAVRSEWVNYSFVPPAP, encoded by the coding sequence ATGCCATTAATCATTAGAAATGCTGAAACCAGAGATCAAGACAGTTTGACGGTATTAATGTTCGCTTACATCGTTGGTTTCTATAAGAAACCTAAACCCGATACTTCCAAAATCCATCAATTAATTCAAACCTTATTGGAGCATCAAAGAGGGATCCAATTCGTGGCAGAACAAGATGGAGACTTAGTTGGATTTGCGACTCTTTACTTCGCCTTCAGCACGATGAGAGCCGAAGAAATCACGATTATGAATGATCTATTTCTGTATGAACCCTATCGGAATACGGAAGTTGAAGATCAATTGTTTATGCACTGTCAACACTATACACAGCATAAAGGCTATGCCTACATGTCGTGGATTACTGGTACGGATAATCAACGTGCACAGCAGTTTTTTGACCAGAAAGGCGCTGTGCGCAGCGAATGGGTCAACTATTCCTTTGTCCCCCCTGCTCCGTAA
- a CDS encoding mandelate racemase/muconate lactonizing enzyme family protein, producing the protein MKIVKVESFILHVPLNPPITDAINSPTHWGLPGVRIYTDEGIVGYGYTGTCANGDQMIADTIDHYYAPVLLGKDPFMVKGIWDELRFGKMHWIGRAGITHMALAAVDIALWDIMSKASGKPLWQYLGGHKDKQIKAYNTNGGWLNWSQERLLQDISSYVEEGFTGVKMKVGKPNHREDYERVKAVRDVIGKDIILMIDVNQQWNINTAMTWGKKLEEFDLFWLEEPLNPDDIMGHKKLADALNVPIALGEHVYNKYAFRDYIHAGAVEYVQVDCTRVGGISEWLQVAGLAASYDLPIVPHVGDMGQIHQHLVASTSNAIMLEYIPWIREIFVEPATVRDGHYILPQMPGASTEVIPQYFEKYRVK; encoded by the coding sequence ATGAAAATTGTTAAAGTAGAAAGCTTTATTCTGCATGTTCCCTTGAATCCACCGATTACTGATGCCATTAATTCGCCGACACACTGGGGATTGCCTGGTGTCCGTATTTATACGGATGAAGGCATTGTGGGCTACGGTTACACGGGGACTTGCGCGAATGGGGATCAGATGATTGCCGACACCATTGACCATTATTATGCTCCAGTTTTGCTGGGGAAAGATCCTTTCATGGTGAAAGGCATCTGGGATGAGCTTCGTTTTGGCAAAATGCACTGGATTGGCCGGGCTGGTATTACGCACATGGCGCTTGCTGCGGTAGATATTGCCCTGTGGGATATTATGTCGAAAGCATCGGGCAAGCCGCTTTGGCAATATCTTGGCGGACATAAAGACAAACAAATCAAAGCCTATAATACGAATGGCGGTTGGTTGAATTGGTCGCAGGAACGATTGCTGCAAGACATCAGTTCTTATGTTGAAGAGGGCTTTACTGGGGTCAAAATGAAGGTCGGGAAGCCAAATCACCGGGAAGATTATGAACGCGTTAAAGCGGTTAGAGACGTCATCGGGAAAGATATTATTCTGATGATCGATGTCAACCAGCAATGGAATATCAATACGGCCATGACATGGGGCAAAAAACTGGAGGAGTTCGACCTATTCTGGCTGGAAGAGCCACTGAATCCGGATGATATCATGGGTCATAAAAAGCTCGCCGATGCCTTAAATGTGCCAATTGCGCTCGGCGAACATGTGTATAACAAGTATGCTTTTCGTGATTACATCCACGCTGGTGCTGTAGAATACGTGCAAGTAGACTGCACGCGCGTCGGCGGTATCAGCGAATGGCTGCAAGTAGCGGGACTTGCTGCTTCCTACGATTTGCCTATTGTTCCGCATGTAGGCGATATGGGACAAATCCATCAGCATCTGGTTGCTTCAACGTCGAATGCGATCATGCTGGAATACATTCCATGGATTCGTGAAATATTCGTGGAACCAGCGACGGTTCGTGACGGGCACTACATCCTGCCGCAAATGCCGGGTGCTTCCACAGAGGTCATTCCGCAATATTTTGAGAAGTATCGTGTGAAATAG
- a CDS encoding GDSL-type esterase/lipase family protein has product MSEPIRIIFLGDSITQDGTFIAYMDAYCQQFRRENTYTFFNQGLSSETASGLSEDDHPFPRPCVHDRLASVLQETLPDWVIIGYGMNDAIYAPFSAERFEAYQEGMLKAIRLIHQCGAKAIVMTPPPFDPMCIEAGTLLPEGELAYSYKTPYQHYNDVLRIYADWILSLGSVVEQVVNIYDPLLHHRQAEREKCADYRSGDGIHPNSDGHWVIATTLLAHLFYLSNEEVPEFVKQPGSAPLT; this is encoded by the coding sequence ATGAGTGAACCAATTAGAATCATTTTTCTAGGCGACAGTATTACCCAGGACGGCACATTTATTGCGTATATGGATGCCTATTGTCAGCAATTTAGACGAGAAAATACGTACACCTTCTTCAATCAGGGTCTTAGCAGTGAAACGGCATCCGGCTTATCGGAGGATGATCATCCGTTTCCACGCCCATGTGTCCATGATCGACTAGCAAGCGTACTTCAAGAAACCTTACCGGATTGGGTCATTATCGGCTATGGGATGAATGATGCCATATATGCTCCCTTTTCAGCAGAGAGATTTGAAGCCTATCAGGAGGGTATGCTGAAGGCGATTCGGCTCATTCATCAATGTGGCGCCAAAGCCATCGTCATGACGCCGCCGCCTTTTGATCCGATGTGTATAGAGGCAGGCACTCTTTTGCCAGAAGGTGAGCTGGCCTACAGCTATAAAACTCCCTATCAACACTATAACGACGTGCTGCGAATCTACGCGGACTGGATCCTTAGTCTGGGATCGGTGGTTGAGCAGGTTGTGAATATTTATGATCCATTGCTTCATCATCGTCAAGCAGAACGTGAGAAATGTGCTGACTATCGTTCAGGTGATGGGATACATCCGAACTCCGATGGCCATTGGGTCATCGCCACAACGTTATTAGCTCACCTATTTTATCTGTCAAATGAAGAGGTCCCTGAGTTCGTGAAGCAGCCGGGTTCGGCGCCTTTAACCTAA
- a CDS encoding SDR family NAD(P)-dependent oxidoreductase, translating to MLLKGKVAIITGAGSGIGEAAAKRFVSEGAQVVIADWNGEEAERVAAEMNAAVSGARRALAVKTDVSSEEQVKRLVEQTLFAWGGIDILFNNAAVVLPKPLEEVTEDEWTRTIDINLKSVFLMIKHCIPEIRKKQGHIVNMASLNGLVGQLQNPVYAASKGAIIAMTKSLALDYAKDGVRVNCICPAGVMTPLLEQWIDQQPDPAATVQALAEMHPLGRCATTEEIAQAVLYLASNQSTFVTGIALTVDGGASLGY from the coding sequence ATGCTTTTAAAAGGAAAAGTTGCGATCATCACAGGTGCTGGATCAGGGATTGGGGAAGCCGCAGCCAAACGATTCGTGAGTGAAGGAGCTCAAGTCGTTATTGCAGATTGGAACGGTGAGGAAGCTGAACGGGTTGCGGCTGAAATGAATGCTGCAGTTTCTGGCGCTCGGCGTGCCCTTGCAGTGAAAACCGACGTTTCATCCGAGGAGCAAGTGAAGAGACTAGTCGAGCAGACGCTTTTTGCTTGGGGAGGTATCGATATATTGTTCAATAATGCGGCTGTTGTGCTGCCCAAACCACTAGAAGAAGTCACTGAGGATGAATGGACGCGTACGATAGATATTAATCTAAAAAGCGTGTTCTTGATGATTAAGCATTGCATTCCAGAGATACGCAAGAAGCAAGGACATATCGTGAACATGGCCTCATTGAACGGCTTAGTCGGCCAGCTGCAGAACCCCGTTTACGCTGCGAGCAAAGGCGCGATCATCGCGATGACCAAATCCTTGGCGCTCGATTATGCCAAGGACGGCGTTCGCGTGAATTGCATTTGCCCAGCCGGTGTCATGACGCCGCTATTGGAGCAGTGGATCGACCAACAGCCTGATCCGGCAGCGACCGTTCAAGCGTTGGCGGAGATGCATCCGTTAGGCCGATGCGCGACAACGGAAGAGATCGCACAGGCGGTGCTGTATTTAGCGAGCAATCAGTCTACATTTGTGACGGGTATTGCTTTGACCGTGGATGGCGGGGCATCTTTGGGTTACTGA
- a CDS encoding GntR family transcriptional regulator — MSSKISRVNLTEEIYRIVKEDILSHKLKSGEKINIDQLARQLEVSNIPIREALSRLQSEGFIHVIPFKGMFVTMMSLKDLNELYEIRLQLEPLAVEKAALRLPVDILERLQDTMESLHDNPPSAENGLEVVDQMNTSIHGTILAYCDNANLANLVRGYMEQVQRYLSFIQLTLDVDTTKVEWEEHQAILQKLRERDSQGAAEAMSIHLRNSQKRTNELFMRTGVE; from the coding sequence ATGAGCAGTAAAATTAGTCGTGTCAATTTAACCGAAGAGATTTATCGCATCGTGAAAGAGGATATTCTCTCACATAAATTAAAATCAGGCGAAAAAATTAATATTGATCAGTTAGCGCGCCAATTGGAAGTCAGCAATATTCCGATCCGGGAAGCGCTTTCGAGACTGCAATCGGAAGGTTTTATCCATGTCATACCGTTCAAAGGTATGTTCGTGACGATGATGAGCCTCAAAGATTTAAACGAGTTATATGAAATTAGACTACAGCTGGAGCCCTTAGCTGTGGAGAAAGCAGCTTTGAGATTGCCTGTGGACATTCTGGAAAGATTGCAGGATACGATGGAATCGCTTCATGACAATCCGCCTTCTGCAGAGAACGGTTTAGAGGTTGTCGATCAAATGAATACATCGATTCATGGGACCATTCTTGCCTATTGTGACAATGCCAATCTTGCAAATTTGGTTAGAGGTTATATGGAACAGGTTCAGCGTTATCTTAGCTTTATTCAATTAACACTTGATGTTGACACGACGAAGGTGGAGTGGGAGGAGCATCAGGCTATTTTACAGAAATTAAGGGAACGAGATTCCCAAGGCGCCGCTGAAGCGATGTCCATTCATTTAAGAAATTCTCAGAAGAGGACAAACGAGTTGTTCATGAGAACCGGTGTTGAATAG